In Candidatus Cohnella colombiensis, one DNA window encodes the following:
- a CDS encoding stalk domain-containing protein, with protein MSLINKRHHFFALFLAAILFIVTAIPTHAASASSSGDVVVRVKVGSTQMTINGEKLTIEAPFVSGGTTLVPISVFTNAKGFGAKVKLTGKSIQLTYQGHTIVVTKDDKAATMDGKKVTLVAAPVVKKGVTMVPVTAIAKAFGIKYSTDSSTKELVLSGAAAGSTTTSTNINTDAGKTQIGDSYFQWTINYPTGLIQEYQSSNGDVLVFRDIKKQFFLQIAVEDATELMTTEDIRAHLLRYVSKGETLVDKRTVTTATGTTYEKIVTKDKNGFFFEFRGTQTNKFLYTTIYGKTAANLAEFNAVGSILDSFKTSFNRSNKSIKDLTKIIDGFKVFLNSDFALAVSLPKDWKEDEESSYPYYEYEDAYMFMDVTSLEAGDTASAWAKRMTDRFEQLFAAEYGKIVEQKDITWNGVPAKVVKLRYSYDLTNWWEEYEVFAIKGNYRYYTEFAYPEKMASKKGVSFDQLINTMSVDFKFIESNFGLITDEYESKDRLTKVVQTNNDRGYQITVPKYWGKDEAKDEEGLEYYYFPGGLIFIGAMSDQGNPQAIISNISSNLQLRTNGSSLVKILSNSTVDFAGATATKIVVEDKSNVKVSPQVETWYLFSRNGHVYVVGGIYSLANGTPYVISQMEDALKSFTLTR; from the coding sequence ATGTCATTGATTAATAAGAGACACCATTTTTTCGCGTTATTTTTAGCAGCAATCCTATTTATTGTAACAGCAATACCTACACATGCGGCTTCTGCAAGCTCGTCGGGCGATGTTGTTGTACGAGTAAAAGTGGGCAGTACTCAAATGACTATTAATGGTGAGAAGCTAACAATCGAAGCGCCATTCGTATCGGGCGGCACTACGTTAGTTCCGATTAGCGTGTTCACAAATGCGAAAGGATTTGGAGCAAAGGTAAAGCTAACTGGAAAGAGCATACAGCTAACTTACCAAGGTCATACTATCGTTGTAACGAAAGATGATAAAGCAGCGACAATGGACGGCAAAAAGGTTACATTAGTAGCAGCGCCGGTCGTGAAAAAAGGAGTTACAATGGTACCTGTTACCGCAATTGCAAAAGCATTCGGTATTAAGTATTCGACAGATTCGAGTACGAAGGAGCTTGTACTGAGTGGAGCGGCGGCTGGATCGACTACAACGAGTACGAATATTAATACCGATGCAGGCAAGACTCAGATTGGCGACAGTTATTTTCAGTGGACGATAAATTATCCGACAGGACTTATTCAAGAATATCAGTCTAGCAATGGAGATGTGCTTGTTTTCAGAGATATCAAGAAGCAATTTTTCTTGCAAATCGCGGTAGAGGATGCAACCGAGTTAATGACAACAGAAGACATTAGAGCTCACTTATTGCGCTACGTATCAAAAGGTGAGACTTTAGTCGACAAGCGGACCGTTACCACTGCAACAGGTACGACCTACGAGAAGATCGTAACGAAGGATAAAAACGGGTTTTTCTTCGAATTTAGAGGTACCCAAACGAATAAATTTTTATATACTACGATCTATGGTAAAACCGCTGCTAACTTAGCAGAGTTTAATGCAGTTGGTTCGATTCTGGATAGCTTTAAGACCTCTTTTAATCGCAGTAACAAGTCTATAAAGGATTTAACAAAGATTATTGATGGCTTTAAAGTATTTTTAAACTCTGATTTTGCGTTAGCTGTAAGCTTGCCGAAGGATTGGAAGGAAGATGAAGAGTCATCCTACCCGTATTACGAGTATGAAGATGCTTACATGTTTATGGATGTGACCTCGCTTGAAGCGGGTGATACAGCTAGTGCATGGGCCAAACGTATGACGGATCGCTTTGAGCAGCTTTTCGCAGCTGAATATGGCAAGATCGTTGAACAAAAGGATATTACTTGGAACGGCGTTCCGGCTAAGGTTGTGAAGCTAAGATACTCCTACGACTTGACTAACTGGTGGGAAGAGTATGAAGTGTTCGCGATTAAAGGCAACTATCGTTACTACACAGAGTTTGCCTATCCTGAAAAGATGGCTTCGAAAAAGGGAGTCTCGTTTGACCAGTTGATTAACACAATGAGTGTGGACTTTAAATTTATCGAAAGCAACTTTGGCCTGATTACAGATGAATATGAATCGAAAGATCGTCTGACAAAAGTTGTGCAGACGAATAACGATCGCGGATACCAAATTACAGTTCCGAAATACTGGGGTAAAGACGAGGCGAAGGATGAAGAAGGTCTTGAGTACTATTATTTCCCAGGAGGCCTCATATTCATTGGGGCTATGTCAGATCAGGGAAATCCGCAAGCTATTATTTCGAACATCTCAAGCAACCTTCAGCTTAGAACGAATGGAAGCAGCTTAGTCAAGATTCTAAGTAATTCAACTGTTGATTTTGCAGGGGCTACTGCAACTAAGATTGTTGTCGAGGATAAGAGTAATGTGAAAGTTAGTCCTCAAGTGGAAACGTGGTATCTGTTTTCACGTAACGGTCATGTGTATGTTGTAGGTGGTATATATTCTCTAGCTAATGGAACACCATATGTAATTTCACAGATGGAAGATGCATTGAAATCGTTCACCCTTACGAGATAA
- a CDS encoding trypsin-like peptidase domain-containing protein, producing MLKNRIGMMILILVIAIGSAGTVGAATTGGSKVSIDAKVINGEVYVKASSLVAELGGTGSYNSTTQKYTYSADSVIPDVIKKVSPAVVAIIGKPEDDRVVERYSLAHGTGVIIKSDGWIVTNAHVVKDMKNIIVVTSDGKQFTGTRKQIDVASDLALVKINAKGLKTATFAPSPLKVQVGESVIAIGTPVSFTLRNTATVGVISGMNRSVSSDYNLLQTDAAINPGNSGGPLVNLKGEIVGINSMKFVDVTIDSMGFAIPADTVQYVLSHFEKYGKVKRPSLGVELEESWEAIVGLPSDEPMTITAVNSANAKKINLAVGDQLLEINGKQIYSEVELTELLKAYLPEQSVSITVLSGGDVITKKIVLTEFK from the coding sequence ATGTTGAAGAATCGTATAGGCATGATGATATTAATTCTAGTAATTGCGATCGGTTCAGCAGGAACTGTTGGTGCCGCAACAACGGGTGGCAGTAAAGTGTCGATTGATGCAAAGGTAATTAATGGTGAAGTCTATGTGAAGGCCTCGTCTTTAGTTGCAGAATTAGGTGGAACGGGATCATACAATTCAACAACTCAGAAGTATACTTATTCTGCTGACTCAGTCATTCCTGATGTCATTAAGAAGGTATCGCCAGCTGTTGTAGCTATCATTGGAAAGCCAGAAGACGATAGAGTGGTAGAACGTTACTCTCTCGCACATGGTACAGGAGTAATTATCAAGAGTGATGGCTGGATTGTAACGAATGCTCATGTTGTTAAAGACATGAAGAATATTATCGTCGTAACATCAGATGGCAAGCAATTTACCGGAACACGTAAACAAATTGATGTGGCAAGTGATTTAGCTCTAGTGAAAATTAATGCCAAAGGCTTGAAGACAGCAACATTCGCACCTAGCCCACTCAAGGTACAAGTTGGTGAATCGGTAATCGCAATTGGCACTCCGGTATCATTTACTTTACGGAATACAGCTACTGTCGGAGTCATTAGTGGGATGAATCGTTCTGTTTCATCCGATTACAACTTACTTCAAACAGATGCAGCAATTAACCCTGGTAATAGCGGTGGCCCACTTGTAAATCTCAAGGGGGAAATTGTCGGCATTAATTCAATGAAGTTCGTTGATGTAACGATTGATAGTATGGGATTTGCGATTCCTGCAGATACGGTTCAATACGTACTCTCGCACTTCGAGAAATATGGAAAAGTAAAGCGTCCATCATTAGGTGTCGAGCTTGAAGAAAGCTGGGAAGCGATTGTTGGCCTACCATCCGATGAACCGATGACAATTACAGCTGTTAATTCGGCGAATGCAAAGAAGATCAACCTCGCAGTAGGCGATCAATTGCTAGAAATAAACGGCAAACAGATTTACTCGGAAGTTGAGCTTACAGAGTTGCTGAAAGCCTATCTGCCTGAACAATCCGTTTCCATTACAGTGCTTTCAGGTGGCGATGTAATAACGAAGAAAATCGTTTTGACTGAGTTTAAATAA
- the uvrA gene encoding excinuclease ABC subunit UvrA, producing the protein MAIENIVIKGARAHNLKNIDVTIPRDKFVVLTGLSGSGKSSLAFDTIYAEGQRRYVESLSAYARQFLGQMDKPDVDSIEGLSPAISIDQKTTSRNPRSTVGTVTEIYDYLRLMFARVGTPHCPEHGVEISSQTVEQMVDRIMEYPERTRLQILAPIVSGRKGEHTKLLADIQKQGFVRVRVNGEIVDLSEKIELEKNKKHNIEVVVDRIVIKEDVASRLADSLETALKLSGGQIIVDVMEKEELLFNANLACSICGFSMDELAPRMFSFNSPFGACPECDGLGAKMVVDPELLVPDRNKSIDDGAFEAWAGSTSNYYPQFLAAVCSHYKIPTDVPVNELTDKHLELILYGTGGEKIHFRYENDFGHTRDAQVPFEGVVNNLERRYRDTGSEGIREFIEAYMSAQPCGKCKGQRLKKESLAVTIGGENMGYVTSLSIGDAQSFFSGLKLTEKEQLIANLILKEINNRLGFLVNVGLNYLTLSRAAGTLSGGEAQRIRLATQIGSSLMGVLYILDEPSIGLHQRDNDRLIDALKHMRDIGNTLIVVEHDEDTMLAADYIIDIGPGAGIHGGNIISQGTPEQVMADHQSLTGAYLSGRKFIPIPLQRRKPNGNWLEIKGAKENNLKNVNVKLPLGVFTAVTGVSGSGKSTLVNEILYKTLARDLNRAKTRPGEHKEIKGLEHLDKVIDIDQSPIGRTPRSNPATYTGVFDDIRDVYAMTTESKVRGYKKGRFSFNVKGGRCEACRGDGIIKIEMHFLPDVYVPCEVCKGKRYNRETLEVKYKGKSIADVLAMTIEDATEFFSNIPRIHRKMQTLMDVGLGYMNVGQPGTTLSGGEAQRVKLAAELYRRSTGKTLYILDEPTTGLHVDDIDRLLIVLHRLVDSGESVLVIEHNLDVIKTADYIIDLGPEGGSGGGTIIATGSPEDIAKVDVSYTGHYLAPVLKRDRERTEASLSKV; encoded by the coding sequence TTGGCCATCGAGAATATTGTAATCAAGGGCGCTCGCGCCCATAATTTGAAAAATATTGACGTAACGATCCCCCGTGACAAATTCGTCGTATTAACGGGATTGTCAGGATCGGGTAAGTCATCGCTTGCGTTTGATACGATTTATGCAGAAGGACAACGGCGCTACGTTGAGTCATTGTCCGCATATGCGCGTCAATTTCTAGGTCAAATGGATAAGCCGGATGTTGATTCTATCGAAGGACTATCCCCTGCGATCTCTATTGATCAGAAGACAACGAGTCGGAACCCGCGATCAACCGTGGGAACCGTAACGGAAATATATGATTATTTGCGCTTAATGTTTGCACGTGTCGGTACGCCGCATTGTCCTGAACACGGTGTGGAGATCTCCTCTCAGACGGTTGAACAGATGGTTGATCGTATTATGGAATATCCTGAACGTACGCGGTTGCAAATATTAGCTCCGATTGTATCTGGACGCAAAGGAGAGCATACAAAGCTGCTTGCGGACATTCAGAAGCAAGGGTTTGTTCGGGTACGTGTTAACGGTGAAATAGTTGATCTTTCGGAGAAGATTGAGCTAGAAAAGAACAAGAAGCACAATATAGAAGTTGTTGTCGATCGCATTGTCATCAAGGAAGATGTTGCATCACGACTAGCCGATTCACTAGAGACGGCTTTGAAGCTTTCGGGTGGACAAATCATCGTCGATGTGATGGAAAAGGAAGAATTGCTATTTAATGCGAATTTAGCATGTTCAATATGTGGTTTCTCCATGGATGAGCTTGCACCGCGAATGTTTTCCTTCAACTCACCTTTTGGTGCATGTCCAGAATGTGATGGGCTAGGAGCAAAGATGGTCGTCGATCCAGAATTACTCGTTCCTGATCGTAATAAAAGCATTGATGACGGGGCTTTTGAAGCATGGGCAGGTAGCACTTCAAATTACTATCCACAGTTTCTAGCCGCGGTGTGTAGCCATTATAAGATCCCAACAGATGTCCCTGTGAATGAGTTAACAGATAAGCATTTGGAATTGATACTTTATGGAACAGGTGGCGAGAAGATTCACTTTCGCTATGAGAATGATTTTGGGCACACACGCGACGCGCAAGTTCCCTTCGAGGGTGTTGTCAACAATCTTGAAAGACGCTACCGGGATACGGGTTCAGAAGGGATTCGTGAATTCATCGAAGCTTATATGAGCGCTCAGCCCTGTGGCAAGTGCAAAGGTCAGCGTTTGAAGAAGGAGTCATTAGCAGTAACAATCGGTGGCGAGAATATGGGTTATGTTACTTCGCTATCGATTGGCGATGCCCAAAGCTTTTTTTCAGGCTTAAAGCTTACCGAGAAAGAACAGTTAATCGCAAATTTAATTTTGAAGGAAATTAATAATCGCCTTGGATTTCTAGTCAATGTCGGCTTGAACTACTTGACGCTATCGCGTGCGGCTGGAACGTTATCTGGTGGAGAGGCACAACGGATTCGGTTAGCGACACAGATTGGTTCAAGCTTAATGGGTGTACTTTATATTTTGGATGAACCGAGTATTGGTTTGCACCAAAGAGACAATGATCGTCTGATCGATGCATTGAAGCATATGCGGGACATTGGGAACACACTCATCGTAGTAGAGCATGATGAAGATACGATGCTCGCAGCGGACTATATTATCGATATTGGACCGGGAGCTGGTATACACGGCGGGAACATTATCTCGCAAGGTACACCTGAGCAAGTGATGGCCGATCATCAATCGTTGACCGGGGCATATTTAAGTGGGCGCAAGTTCATACCGATCCCGCTTCAGCGTCGTAAACCGAATGGCAACTGGCTTGAGATCAAAGGTGCGAAGGAAAACAATTTGAAGAACGTCAATGTAAAGCTTCCACTAGGTGTGTTTACAGCGGTGACTGGCGTCTCAGGTTCCGGGAAATCAACACTCGTGAATGAGATCTTATATAAGACATTAGCGCGTGACTTGAATCGAGCGAAGACGCGTCCAGGAGAGCACAAGGAAATTAAAGGCTTAGAGCATCTGGATAAAGTCATTGATATCGATCAATCTCCAATTGGAAGAACACCACGATCGAATCCAGCAACCTACACCGGAGTATTCGATGACATCCGCGATGTGTACGCGATGACAACCGAGTCTAAGGTGCGTGGCTATAAGAAAGGTCGCTTCAGCTTTAACGTGAAAGGTGGACGTTGTGAAGCTTGCAGAGGAGACGGCATTATCAAGATAGAGATGCACTTCTTACCAGATGTCTACGTTCCGTGCGAGGTGTGTAAAGGGAAGCGATACAATCGCGAAACGCTTGAAGTGAAGTATAAAGGTAAGAGTATTGCAGATGTGCTTGCAATGACGATAGAGGATGCAACAGAGTTTTTCTCTAACATTCCGCGTATTCACCGCAAGATGCAAACGCTTATGGATGTAGGCTTAGGCTATATGAATGTAGGGCAACCAGGAACGACGCTGTCCGGTGGTGAGGCGCAGCGCGTGAAGCTCGCTGCAGAGCTCTATCGTAGAAGTACTGGGAAGACTCTATACATCTTAGATGAGCCCACAACAGGCTTACACGTAGATGATATTGATCGTCTACTCATCGTCTTGCACCGTCTAGTCGATTCGGGTGAAAGTGTACTTGTTATCGAGCATAACCTGGATGTCATTAAGACAGCGGATTACATCATCGATCTCGGTCCTGAAGGTGGAAGCGGTGGAGGTACAATTATCGCAACAGGATCACCTGAAGATATTGCGAAAGTCGATGTCTCTTACACAGGTCACTATTTGGCTCCTGTTTTGAAACGGGATCGCGAACGTACAGAAGCCTCTTTATCTAAAGTGTAA
- a CDS encoding diaminopimelate dehydrogenase: MTNIIKVGIVGYGNLGRGVESAIRQNQDMELVAIFTRRNPESVTAGTRMVAISEIESYKGKIDVLILCGGSATDLPVQGPELAKLFHTVDSFDTHARIPEYFAQIDEVATAAGNISVISTGWDPGLFSLSRLLGEAILPEGNEYTFWGKGVSQGHSDAIRRVQGVKNGIQYTIPREEAVDLVRSGSNPELTTRQKHLRECYVVLEDGANREAVAEEIRNMPNYFADYDTVVNFISEDTLRAEHGTMPHGGNVIRSGITGTGNKQIVEFSLKLGSNPEFTASVLVAYARAAYRLAQAGQQGARTVFDIPFGLLSPKSPEELRKALL, encoded by the coding sequence GTGACGAATATAATTAAAGTCGGTATTGTAGGGTACGGCAATTTAGGGCGTGGCGTGGAGTCTGCGATTCGTCAAAATCAGGACATGGAGCTTGTAGCGATTTTCACGCGACGCAACCCAGAATCGGTAACTGCGGGAACTCGCATGGTAGCGATCTCGGAAATTGAATCCTATAAAGGCAAAATCGACGTGCTGATTTTGTGTGGTGGATCTGCAACAGACCTCCCGGTTCAAGGTCCGGAATTAGCTAAGCTTTTCCATACCGTTGATAGCTTTGACACACATGCTCGTATTCCAGAGTATTTTGCTCAAATTGATGAAGTGGCAACAGCTGCAGGAAACATTAGCGTGATCTCCACAGGTTGGGATCCAGGCTTGTTCTCCTTAAGTCGTCTACTTGGTGAAGCTATTCTTCCTGAAGGGAATGAATATACATTCTGGGGCAAGGGCGTGAGCCAAGGACACTCTGACGCGATTCGTCGTGTGCAAGGTGTGAAGAATGGGATTCAATATACGATTCCTCGTGAGGAAGCGGTTGATCTCGTTCGCAGTGGTTCGAATCCTGAACTGACAACTCGTCAAAAGCATCTTCGCGAATGCTATGTCGTTCTTGAAGATGGTGCGAATAGAGAAGCGGTTGCAGAAGAAATTCGCAACATGCCGAACTATTTCGCAGACTATGATACGGTTGTAAATTTCATAAGTGAAGATACGCTACGTGCGGAGCATGGAACGATGCCACACGGCGGTAACGTTATTCGCAGTGGAATTACGGGTACAGGAAATAAGCAAATTGTTGAATTCAGCCTCAAGCTGGGCAGCAATCCTGAGTTTACAGCAAGTGTCTTGGTTGCATATGCTCGTGCGGCTTATCGTTTAGCACAGGCAGGACAGCAGGGGGCAAGAACGGTATTCGATATTCCGTTTGGTCTGCTATCACCTAAATCTCCTGAAGAGCTTCGCAAAGCACTTCTTTAA
- a CDS encoding Glu/Leu/Phe/Val dehydrogenase — translation MTTFSNEVESLNPFEIVQKQIDVAAAYLKLPAYVTDILKKPKRVLTVSIPVKMDDGTTRVFEGYRSQHNDAIGPGKGGIRFHPDVTIDEVKALSMWMSFKCGVVGLPYSGGKGGVIVDPRTLSKGELERLSRGYMEAIADFIGPDKDIPAPDVYTTAQIMGWMMDTYSRLKGVNTPGVITGKPLILGGSLGRNEATAQGCVYTILAALKELGRSPSGATVAVQGFGNAGRIAARLLTEQGCKVVAVSDSSGGIYDTNGLDMNKVYDLKDNGKLAQYGAQYVISNGDLLELDVDILVPAALENVITRHNAANVKAKIIAEAANGPTTPDADIILKEKGILVIPDILANAGGVTVSYFEWVQNLANFYWSEEEVLEKLEKRMHSSYDAVRALASEHDTDLRTAAFMISIKRINEAMVARGWV, via the coding sequence ATGACTACATTTTCTAATGAAGTAGAATCTTTAAATCCGTTCGAGATCGTGCAGAAGCAAATCGACGTTGCCGCTGCATACCTGAAGTTGCCTGCATATGTAACGGACATTCTTAAGAAACCTAAGCGCGTTCTAACAGTAAGCATCCCTGTTAAGATGGATGACGGGACAACTCGTGTGTTCGAAGGCTACCGCTCCCAGCATAATGATGCAATTGGACCAGGCAAGGGAGGCATTCGCTTCCACCCAGATGTAACAATTGACGAGGTAAAAGCTTTGTCGATGTGGATGTCCTTCAAGTGTGGCGTAGTTGGGCTTCCTTATAGTGGTGGTAAAGGCGGCGTTATTGTAGATCCACGTACTTTGAGCAAGGGCGAACTTGAGCGCTTGAGCCGTGGATATATGGAAGCAATCGCTGACTTCATTGGACCGGACAAAGATATCCCAGCTCCAGACGTTTATACAACTGCACAAATCATGGGCTGGATGATGGATACTTACAGCCGTTTGAAAGGTGTTAACACACCAGGTGTAATTACAGGTAAACCATTGATCCTTGGTGGTTCGCTTGGACGTAATGAAGCAACTGCTCAAGGCTGTGTATATACGATCCTAGCAGCATTGAAGGAACTTGGTCGTTCCCCTAGCGGCGCGACTGTAGCTGTTCAAGGCTTCGGTAATGCAGGTCGTATTGCGGCTAGATTACTTACTGAGCAAGGCTGTAAGGTTGTTGCTGTAAGTGATTCCTCCGGCGGAATCTACGACACGAATGGTCTTGATATGAACAAGGTTTATGACCTTAAAGATAACGGCAAGCTTGCGCAATACGGTGCACAATATGTGATCTCCAATGGAGATTTGCTAGAATTGGATGTTGATATCCTTGTTCCAGCAGCGCTGGAAAATGTGATCACGCGCCACAATGCGGCTAACGTTAAAGCAAAGATCATCGCAGAAGCAGCGAATGGTCCAACTACGCCAGACGCAGACATCATTTTGAAAGAAAAAGGCATCCTCGTAATTCCAGACATTTTGGCTAATGCGGGTGGTGTTACAGTTTCATACTTCGAATGGGTACAAAACCTTGCAAACTTCTATTGGTCTGAAGAAGAAGTGCTAGAAAAGCTTGAGAAGAGAATGCATTCTTCCTATGACGCTGTTCGTGCACTTGCAAGCGAACATGATACAGATCTTCGTACAGCAGCATTCATGATCTCCATTAAGCGCATTAACGAAGCGATGGTTGCTCGCGGTTGGGTATAA
- the uvrB gene encoding excinuclease ABC subunit UvrB: protein MEDLGLLNKPFKLVSEYTPQGDQPGAIIQLVEGIENGARHQTLLGATGTGKTFTIAQTIAQVNKPTLVIAHNKTLAAQLCSEFKEFFPENAVEYFVSYYDYYQPEAYIPSTDTYIEKDSSINDEIDKLRHSSTASLFERRDVIIVASVSCIYGLGSPEEYRDLRLSLRVGMERPRNSILHKLVDIQYQRNDLNFTRGTFRVRGDVIEIFPVSRGDQAIRVELFGDEIERITEIDVLTGEITGSRDHVIIFPASHFVTGDEKMKRAIVNIEQELEERLVELRDAGKLLEAQRLEQRTRYDLEMMAEMGFCSGIENYSGPMTFRERGATPYTLMDFFPDDYLIVIDESHVTLPQVRAMYNGDQARKTVLVDHGFRLPSAKDNRPLKFAEFEEKAEQLIYVSATPGPYELEHCPTMVEQIIRPTGLVDPIIEVRPTKGQIDDLLGEIRTRIAQDERVLVTTLTKKMSEDLTDYLKEVGIKVRYLHSDIKTLERMAILRDLRLGVFDVLVGINLLREGLDLPEVTLVAILDADKEGFLRSERSLIQTIGRAARNSDGRVIMYGDKITDSMEKAIGETERRRVIQTAYNEKHGITPQTIRKKVRDVIEATKVAETKSSYLTGKDNLGKLSKKDRLSVIERLEVEMKEAAKSLQFERAAELRDALLELKAGL, encoded by the coding sequence ATGGAAGATTTGGGATTACTCAACAAGCCTTTTAAGCTTGTTTCAGAGTATACGCCACAAGGCGATCAGCCTGGCGCGATCATTCAGCTTGTGGAAGGGATAGAGAATGGTGCTAGGCATCAGACACTGCTTGGTGCGACAGGGACGGGAAAGACTTTCACGATTGCTCAAACGATCGCTCAGGTGAATAAGCCAACGTTAGTAATTGCGCATAACAAGACATTAGCTGCTCAGTTATGCAGTGAGTTTAAGGAGTTTTTCCCTGAAAATGCGGTTGAATATTTCGTCAGTTACTACGACTATTATCAGCCGGAAGCTTATATTCCCTCGACAGATACATATATTGAGAAAGATTCGAGCATTAATGATGAGATTGATAAGCTGCGTCACTCCTCGACAGCGTCTTTGTTCGAACGACGGGATGTCATTATCGTAGCTAGTGTATCCTGTATCTATGGCTTAGGTTCTCCTGAGGAATATCGAGATTTACGACTAAGCTTAAGAGTGGGAATGGAGCGCCCTCGCAATTCAATTTTGCATAAGCTAGTCGATATACAGTATCAACGTAACGACCTTAACTTCACGCGCGGAACATTTCGAGTGCGAGGTGATGTGATCGAGATATTCCCGGTATCTCGAGGGGATCAAGCGATAAGGGTGGAGCTATTCGGAGATGAGATTGAACGGATTACAGAGATCGATGTGTTAACGGGTGAGATTACGGGCTCACGCGACCATGTCATCATTTTCCCTGCATCTCACTTTGTAACTGGCGACGAGAAGATGAAGCGAGCGATCGTAAACATTGAACAAGAGCTGGAAGAACGACTTGTTGAATTGCGTGATGCGGGGAAGCTATTAGAAGCGCAGCGTTTAGAGCAGCGCACGCGATATGACCTCGAGATGATGGCGGAAATGGGCTTCTGCTCAGGGATTGAAAACTATTCCGGACCGATGACCTTCCGGGAGCGGGGAGCGACTCCATATACGCTAATGGACTTCTTCCCGGACGATTATTTAATTGTCATTGATGAATCGCATGTCACTTTGCCACAAGTACGTGCAATGTACAATGGTGACCAAGCGCGAAAAACTGTACTTGTAGATCACGGCTTCCGTCTCCCGTCAGCGAAAGACAATCGTCCGTTGAAGTTTGCTGAATTTGAAGAAAAGGCTGAGCAGCTTATTTATGTCTCAGCGACACCAGGACCCTACGAGCTTGAGCATTGTCCGACAATGGTAGAGCAAATTATCCGACCTACTGGTCTTGTAGATCCGATTATAGAGGTACGTCCAACGAAAGGTCAAATCGATGATTTACTTGGTGAAATCAGAACTAGAATTGCTCAGGATGAACGCGTTCTGGTGACGACTTTAACGAAGAAGATGTCTGAAGATTTAACCGACTATTTGAAGGAAGTGGGCATTAAGGTTAGATATTTGCACTCCGATATTAAAACGCTAGAACGGATGGCAATTCTTCGTGATTTGCGGTTGGGCGTGTTTGATGTGCTTGTTGGAATCAACCTGTTACGGGAAGGACTTGATCTGCCTGAGGTTACACTCGTAGCGATCTTGGATGCAGATAAAGAAGGCTTTCTACGTTCGGAACGATCTCTTATTCAGACAATTGGCCGAGCAGCGAGAAACTCGGACGGTCGTGTGATCATGTACGGTGACAAAATAACGGATTCGATGGAGAAAGCAATTGGAGAGACGGAACGTCGTCGTGTGATCCAAACCGCTTACAATGAGAAGCATGGCATTACACCGCAAACGATTCGTAAGAAGGTGCGGGATGTAATCGAAGCGACCAAAGTTGCCGAGACGAAGAGTAGTTATTTAACGGGTAAAGATAATCTGGGTAAACTGTCGAAGAAGGACCGATTGTCCGTCATAGAGAGGTTAGAGGTGGAAATGAAGGAGGCAGCGAAGAGTTTGCAGTTCGAACGTGCAGCAGAGTTGAGAGATGCGTTGCTTGAATTGAAAGCAGGACTTTAA